The window GGTAGTGCTCAGGTTTTGGATTTAAGCCCCACAAATCTCTACCTGAGtccaggaataaaaaaaaaaaaaaaatcaaaatgtgaggAAGAACAGACAAGACGGAGAGAATGTGATCATAAAACCCTGGAATAAAATCTAAGCTAATGAATTCATGACTCCATTTAACCTTTAAAGTACCTGCTCAACCAAAAAATAGCGCACAattagaaaacattaaaacattgtaTTACTCCCCTCAATGCCataagcagcagaagaaaacatgttttaactaccgtattttccggactataagtcgcgttttttttcatagattgaatgtccctgcgacttatactccagtgcgacttatatacgaatttttaatgatgacatatggaccgtaagtctagagtgccctcttatggtgatctatgcaattactttatttactttagttattcagacgtgacacagaggacgaagaatttaagggatttagtgatatggagtgagattgcgtgcaattaattacagtaaagatacaaagttgatgagttcttgaggctatagttaaataaaactgttatgttatataaatgctacaccttttcgtttttttcatgatgctaatatgtgaatatgtgttgacacatattcagcctgttttctattcacttatgaatgttataacttaccttccaggatgatgtaatatcgtttttttcaaccagtttgtaaaataaattacttgaaaaaaatgcgacttatactccagtgcgacttatgtatggttttttcttcttcattatgcattttttggcccctgcgacttatactccggtgcgacttattgtccgaaaaatacggtagtttTGTCTTGGTTtagtagttaaagggttaatgttttctgaaaaatctCCATATAATCATCTGATTCTGAAATCTTTGCCCGTCTCAAACCAAATCCAGTTGTTCCagccagttttatttttgattcctTCTTAGTTTTTGTCGTCTTTAAAGTTTTACCAACAGAAGAGGgaaattttttcagtttttatgttttgtcttttaagttTCTTGTTTTCGCTGCAAACTTTTATCTAAACCTTCTagcaacagttttttgttttttttctatcaggTCAGGAAGACTATGACCGGTTACGTCCTCTGAGTTACCCACAGACAGATGTCTTCCTGGTCTGTTTTTCCGTCGTGTCGCCGTCCTCCTTTGAAAACGTCAAAGAAAAGGTGCGTCTGTCAGAAGCCGTCTTCATCATCAGGATCACCCGGCGTCTGTTTAAACATGAAGGTCGTGTCTGTTTCCAGTGGGTCCCAGAGATCACCCATCACTGTCCAAAGACGCCCTTCCTTCTAGTTGGGACTCAGATCGACCTGCGGGACGACCCCTCCACCATAGAGAAGCTGGCCAAGAACAAGCAGAAGCCCATCACCCCCGAGACGGCCGAGAAGCTGGCCAGAGACCTGAAGGCTGTGAAATACGTGGAGTGCTCCGCCCTCACACAGGTACCCGCCCTCGGAGTCACATGACTCCCACCGTTTTGACtgagattttaataaagaaggtggaggaaagAGGCACGCCCCCATCCAGCTCTGTGCACGCTGCAGCTCCGTCTCCCTCTGCATGGTTGCTTTTTATCTGGAATTCACAATGTTTGCTTTGAGTTTTCAGTCAAAATCACATCCCAGCTTCCTTTGGCATggcagtgttgtttttttatttttatatgaatttgcaaaaatgtaacatCACTAAAATCCGTAAATGAACACAGATGTTTAAtattgaaagtgttttttctagggatgtcctgatcccATCACATGATCGAGAATCGGCTCAGT is drawn from Oryzias melastigma strain HK-1 linkage group LG5, ASM292280v2, whole genome shotgun sequence and contains these coding sequences:
- the cdc42 gene encoding cell division control protein 42 homolog isoform X1, producing MQTIKCVVVGDGAVGKTCLLISYTTNKFPSEYVPTVFDNYAVTVMIGGEPYTLGLFDTAGQEDYDRLRPLSYPQTDVFLVCFSVVSPSSFENVKEKWVPEITHHCPKTPFLLVGTQIDLRDDPSTIEKLAKNKQKPITPETAEKLARDLKAVKYVECSALTQKGLKNVFDEAILAALEPPEPKKKRKCVLL
- the cdc42 gene encoding cell division control protein 42 homolog isoform X2, producing MQTIKCVVVGDGAVGKTCLLISYTTNKFPSEYVPTVFDNYAVTVMIGGEPYTLGLFDTAGQEDYDRLRPLSYPQTDVFLVCFSVVSPSSFENVKEKWVPEITHHCPKTPFLLVGTQIDLRDDPSTIEKLAKNKQKPITPETAEKLARDLKAVKYVECSALTQRGLKNVFDEAILAALEPPETQRQRKCCIF